In the genome of Phlebotomus papatasi isolate M1 chromosome 2, Ppap_2.1, whole genome shotgun sequence, one region contains:
- the LOC129802772 gene encoding uncharacterized protein LOC129802772 isoform X2 — translation MAKSCIIVLALCLLQFACGGVVRRDAPAETTNSPITEFSVVAQETLDTLHKGFLEFFQVKSNDELADLVRVEARKYATKLQDLGADLTKEAQKYSGDFDDALNSVKAKISETVSDIESKNPELVADSKKYREAFETNLKTIIAETQSLSEKLKKEGGEMTNNFQKVTQDLYQTSVQTASALSQQVENAVKEHKAKV, via the exons ATGGCTAAATCTTGCATCATTGTTCTTGCTCTCTGCCTTCTGCag tttgcCTGTGGAGGTGTTGTTCGTCGTGATGCTCCTGCTGAAACCACAAATAGTCCCATCACGGAATTCTCAGTTGTAGCTCAAGAAACACTGGATACACTCCACAAGGGTTTCTTGGAGTTCTTCCAAGTCAAATCCAATGATGAATTAGCCGATTTAGTTCGTGTTGAAGCCAGAAAATATGCCACCAAATTGCAAGATCTTGGTGCAGATTTAACCAAAGAA GCTCAGAAGTATTCTGGTGACTTTGATGATGCTTTGAACAGTGTGAAGGCTAAGATCAGCGAGACAGTGAGTGATATTGAGAGCAAGAATCCTGAATTGGTGGCTGACTCCAAGAAATACCGAGAAGCCTTTGAAACCAATCTCAAAACAATTATTGCGGAAACCCAGAGTTTAAGTGAAAAACTTAAGAAAGAGGGTGGAGAAATGACCAACAATTTCCAGAAGGTGACCCAGGATCTCTATCAAACCAGCGTACAAACAGCCAGTGCCCTATCTCAACAAGTTGAAAATGCTGTAAAGGAACACAAGGCTAAAGTGTAG
- the LOC129802772 gene encoding uncharacterized protein LOC129802772 isoform X1 — protein MAKLGLIFIAVFCFVQFACGGVVRRDAPAETTNSPITEFSVVAQETLDTLHKGFLEFFQVKSNDELADLVRVEARKYATKLQDLGADLTKEAQKYSGDFDDALNSVKAKISETVSDIESKNPELVADSKKYREAFETNLKTIIAETQSLSEKLKKEGGEMTNNFQKVTQDLYQTSVQTASALSQQVENAVKEHKAKV, from the exons tttgcCTGTGGAGGTGTTGTTCGTCGTGATGCTCCTGCTGAAACCACAAATAGTCCCATCACGGAATTCTCAGTTGTAGCTCAAGAAACACTGGATACACTCCACAAGGGTTTCTTGGAGTTCTTCCAAGTCAAATCCAATGATGAATTAGCCGATTTAGTTCGTGTTGAAGCCAGAAAATATGCCACCAAATTGCAAGATCTTGGTGCAGATTTAACCAAAGAA GCTCAGAAGTATTCTGGTGACTTTGATGATGCTTTGAACAGTGTGAAGGCTAAGATCAGCGAGACAGTGAGTGATATTGAGAGCAAGAATCCTGAATTGGTGGCTGACTCCAAGAAATACCGAGAAGCCTTTGAAACCAATCTCAAAACAATTATTGCGGAAACCCAGAGTTTAAGTGAAAAACTTAAGAAAGAGGGTGGAGAAATGACCAACAATTTCCAGAAGGTGACCCAGGATCTCTATCAAACCAGCGTACAAACAGCCAGTGCCCTATCTCAACAAGTTGAAAATGCTGTAAAGGAACACAAGGCTAAAGTGTAG